The Sphingobacteriales bacterium region CCTGGCGAAATTGCTTCATTGGCAGGCATTGAAAGAGCTGATGTGGACAAAGCCATTAAAGTTTTAAAAAAGGAAGAAAAAATCTTTTCACCAAAAGCCTGCTTTTATCAGGCAAAATAAA contains the following coding sequences:
- a CDS encoding MarR family transcriptional regulator is translated as MDAKEIVFQTLKKSEKPLKPGEIASLAGIERADVDKAIKVLKKEEKIFSPKACFYQAK